DNA from Orbaceae bacterium lpD01:
TTTGGCTTAGTGGTGACGATGTTAATGGCGCTGGCAATACTGTTTATTCTGTTGACGCACTACCACCTGCCGCATAAAAAGAAAAAAGCCTTTGATATGATGTCGATGATTTTCCATCGTCAGGCCAGGCTAGGTCTGGTCGGCTGTATTATTGCCGGCATGATCATTGGCGGCATCTATTCACTGATGCCGGTTTATTACGCCAAACTGGGCTTTAATGATGAAGACGTGGCTAACTGGATGATAGTGATTATTACCAGTGGCTTGCTGGCGCAAATCCCGGCCGGCTATTTTGCCGATAAATATGGCCGATCCAGAGTCTTAGTGATTGAAACGTTTATCTTTATGTTAGCCTGTGTGATGCTGATTATTGGGATTTTCCCGGTTATTGCGGCGATCATTATGGGGGCGACGATTTATACGGTTTATCCACTGGCGATGGCCTGGGCCTGTAGTACGGTGAACAAACAAGAGATTATCTTGATGAATCAAGCCATGTTGTTTGTTAATACCTTAGGCAGCTTAGTGGCGCCGGCCATTATCTCCTTTTTTATGACAGAATATGGTAATAATAGCCTGTTTGTCTGTTTTATCTTGATTGCGCTGCTGTTTGCTGTGCTGCTGATGCTGAGCGCCAGAGTGAAGAGACCGGCGCTGAGCCATTAGCGACACCTGACGCTTTGCAGCCGCAATCATCCGCTGCCGCTTGATTTTATGCCTATCCGCTAGCGCCAACGTGTTTGGCGCTCACTGTCTCCTCTGCCAGCTTGCCGGCATCCACTTATTGTTGCTCACACTGCTTTTTATCTGAATAAATATCGATGATGGTATGCGATAAATTGTGAATTCGATCTCATCTTAATGCGAAGTCGATTGTGTCAAATGACACGCTAGGTCACAATGTTTTCACCCTCAGTTTAGCGTGGTTTATTGACCAACTGATTGAGTTTATTGACTATTTTAACGGGAGCAAAGGCAGATGAAGAGAACACTTTTGGCTGTTGGCGTGATAGTGAGCCTAATTTCGGGGAGTAGTATGGCAAAAGAGTTTGTGCTAATCGATCAAGCAAAAGGCATGACGGCAGGCAACTGGCAGGTGACCGAGCGTGATCTAGCCGTGTCGGACAATCTCACCTTTTCAGTGAAAAATCAGATACTTCACGGGGGTAAGCAAGAAGGCAGTCAGCGGATCACTATTCGT
Protein-coding regions in this window:
- a CDS encoding MFS transporter, which gives rise to MTRSFSFPILLISLLFVTISLSALNTQTPLWLVREHFDVWKIGLVGSSYFVGNLVGTFVANWFVAKINAKKTYCYTCLLFAVSTLGMSISMDLYSWSFCRFLIGIACAITWVIVESCILVTSKANNRSKMLAVYMTTYYLGTVMGQGLLRFFPTQVVHFGLVVTMLMALAILFILLTHYHLPHKKKKAFDMMSMIFHRQARLGLVGCIIAGMIIGGIYSLMPVYYAKLGFNDEDVANWMIVIITSGLLAQIPAGYFADKYGRSRVLVIETFIFMLACVMLIIGIFPVIAAIIMGATIYTVYPLAMAWACSTVNKQEIILMNQAMLFVNTLGSLVAPAIISFFMTEYGNNSLFVCFILIALLFAVLLMLSARVKRPALSH